From Methanotorris formicicus Mc-S-70, the proteins below share one genomic window:
- the aroA gene encoding 3-phosphoshikimate 1-carboxyvinyltransferase — MLIVRKTERIEGVVNAPPSKSYTHRAVIGASLAEGTSRIKNPLNGDDCLSSVHGCRMLGAEIELNEEEWVVNGTSPQTPDNIIDIGNSGTTLRILTGVSSQIPKGYAILTGDDSIRKRPMQPLLDALKQLDIEAFSSKENGTAPIIVKGGKLKGDVVKIRGDISSQFITSLMMTLPFNENDTEIFLTSPLKSKPYLEITMDVLGKFGIKIDETEKGFLVYGNQKYKAIDYTVEGDYSSASYLVAAGVLFNSDITINNLFKDSKQGDKAIIKIVKEMGADVKVKDDKVIIKGEYNLEGIDIDVKDIPDLVPTISVLACFAEGKTTIYNGEHVRLKECDRLSACAKELSKMGAKITEKPDGLIIEGVKKLKGAKLNTYHDHRLVMAFTIAGMKAEGETVIEGEDAVKISFPNFVDVMKSLGANIGVK; from the coding sequence ATGTTGATTGTTAGGAAAACTGAGAGGATTGAAGGAGTTGTTAATGCCCCGCCATCAAAATCCTACACACATAGGGCAGTTATAGGAGCATCTTTGGCAGAGGGGACATCAAGAATAAAAAATCCTCTAAATGGGGATGATTGCCTTTCATCTGTTCATGGATGCAGGATGCTGGGAGCAGAGATTGAGTTAAATGAAGAAGAGTGGGTTGTTAATGGAACTTCCCCGCAAACACCAGACAACATAATAGATATTGGAAATAGTGGAACCACCTTAAGAATTTTAACTGGAGTCTCATCCCAAATTCCAAAGGGATACGCAATTTTAACTGGAGATGATTCAATAAGAAAAAGACCCATGCAACCTTTATTGGATGCATTAAAGCAACTTGACATAGAGGCGTTTTCATCAAAAGAAAATGGAACCGCCCCAATAATTGTTAAAGGAGGAAAGTTGAAGGGGGATGTTGTTAAGATAAGAGGAGATATAAGTTCCCAATTCATAACATCATTGATGATGACATTGCCGTTTAATGAAAATGATACGGAAATATTTTTAACATCCCCATTAAAATCAAAACCATATTTGGAAATTACCATGGACGTTTTAGGCAAATTTGGAATAAAAATTGATGAGACAGAGAAAGGATTTTTAGTTTATGGAAATCAGAAATATAAGGCAATAGATTACACTGTTGAAGGTGATTACTCATCAGCATCCTATCTTGTTGCGGCAGGGGTTTTATTTAATTCAGATATAACAATAAACAACCTCTTCAAAGACTCAAAGCAAGGAGATAAGGCAATAATAAAAATTGTCAAAGAAATGGGGGCAGATGTTAAGGTTAAGGATGATAAAGTTATTATTAAAGGAGAGTATAACTTGGAGGGTATTGATATTGATGTTAAGGATATTCCTGACTTAGTTCCAACAATATCTGTTTTGGCATGCTTTGCAGAAGGAAAAACCACCATCTACAATGGTGAGCATGTTAGATTGAAGGAATGTGATAGATTATCTGCATGTGCAAAGGAATTGAGCAAAATGGGGGCAAAAATAACAGAAAAACCAGATGGATTAATAATAGAGGGCGTTAAAAAATTAAAAGGAGCAAAATTAAACACCTATCATGACCACAGATTGGTTATGGCATTCACAATTGCAGGAATGAAGGCGGAAGGGGAAACTGTAATTGAAGGAGAAGATGCTGTAAAGATATCTTTCCCAAATTTTGTCGATGTGATGAAATCCTTGGGAGCAAATATTGGGGTTAAATAA